ACACAGAAGTGTTCTTATAAATCCTATAACAAATTACAACTGATATAgataataattactaataaatcTAGACAATATATAAGGATACATTGTATTCTATAAGAGTCTATAGACAGTCACATGACCACACACAACAGAGTACAACTTCTTATACCCCTATTTGTCTGTGGTGGATGTTGTATGTCTATTATAAACCTCAATTTATGAAGGAAATATTGTGATGGCAGTGATAGATACTCTGGCAATACTCCCCGTCGCAGGAAGGgattaaaaatcaatatttaaagcCTTTAAACATTGAGAAAAACCATGATTCCATCTGTTATCGCTCGGCAGGGTATTGCGGAAGTACCACCGCACACACAGGGAAGATATCGCTAGCGGTAACCCTGTGATGAATAGAGTGCAGCGACAACGAGCCCAATGTTTGCCCCTTAATAAATCAGCCTCTAATAATTTTACAGTATTTTGGGCAACCCCCAAACTATTATATAGATATTACGGCCTACTTAAGAGGAACAAACAAATTACCTCTGCGGATGACGTCTCTCGCTGCTCTAAACTTTCCTTCTGCTGATTTAGGAGTAAAAGTTCTTCAGAGATCTCAGACAGTCTGCTCAGAAACATCTGTGTCTGTGGAACAAAccgtaaaataaacataaaacatcccTCTGTGGACGTGGAGCAGTACAAGCAGCGTTTATACCAGTAACAAACTGCGGGGTGGAGCAGTACAAGCAGCGTTTATACCAGTAACAAACTGCGGGGTGGAGCAGTACAAGCAGCGTTTATACCAGTAACAAACTGCGGGGTGGAGCAGTACAAGCAGCGTTTATACCAGTAACAAACTGCGAGGAGGAGCAGTACAAGCAGCGTTTATACCAGTAACAAACTGCGAGGTGGAGCAGTACAAGCAGCGTTTATACCAGTAAAAAACTGCGGGGTGAAGCAGTACAAGCAGCGTTTATACCAGTAATAAACTGCGGGGTGAAGCAGTACAAGCAGCGTTTATACCAGTAAAAAACTTGCCGGGTGGAGCAGTACGAGCAGCTTTTATACCAGTAAAAAACTTGTGGGGTGGAGCAGTACAAGCAGCATTTATACCAGTAAGAGACGCAGGGATGGAGCAGTACAAGCAGCGTTTATACCAGTAACAGACTTGCAGGGATGGAGCAGTATAAACAGCGTTTATACCAGTGATAGATTCGGGAATGGAGCAGTACAAGCAGCGTCTATTCTAGTAGCAAACTTGCAGGGAGGAGCAGTACAAGANNNNNNNNNNNNNNNNNNNNNNNNNNNNNNNNNNNNNNNNNNNNNNNNNNNNNNNNNNNNNNNNNNNNNNNNNNNNNNNNNNNNNNNNNNNNNNNNNNNNNNNNNNNNNNNNNNNNNNNNNNNNNNNNNNNNNNNNNNNNNNNNNNNNNNNNNNNNNNNNNNNNNNNNNNNNNNNNNNNNNNNNNNNNNNNNNNNNNNNNTAGGTGACTCTTTCCAAATCTTCATGTCTGTAAATATATAAAGAACGTAAAATGAAATCTTTTTAATGTGATGGAACAGCATCATTATAATGTTTCCTAAGTATAATGATCACGACTGATCATGTGATGTGAGTGGTGCAGGCACCTCATAGTATATGTTACGGTGACTGATGACGTATTCCCTCTACAGGACAGGGTGTAACGTACCGATCAGTCTGCATGCGTCGCACAAGACTGAAGAATGGAAGACGAATAAGCCCCTCAGACTTTATCCAAGGCCGGCTGCCGGGGAGCGTCTGACTGTACACTGCACCTGTAATATACAGATAATTACACAGGAACACCCGGCGTCTGTAATATACAGATAATTACACAGGAACACCCACACCACTGACTGTACACTGTGTCTGTAATATACAGATAATTACACAGGAACACCCGGCGTCTGTAATATACAGATAATTACACAGGAACACCCCACCTCTGACTGTACACTGTGTCTGTAATATACAGATAATCACACAGGAACACCCCACCACTGACTGTACACTGTGTCTGTAATATACAAATAATTACACAGGAACACCCCGTGTCTGACTGTACACTGTGTCTGTAATATACAGATAATTACACAGGAACACCCGGCGTCTGTAATATACAGATAATTACACAGGAACACCCCGCGTCTGTAATATACAGATAATTACACAGGAACACCCCATGTCTGACTGTACACTGCACCTGTAATATACAGATAATTACACAGGAACACCCCACCTCTGACTGTACACTGTGTCTGTAATATACTACATCCTTTGGGTTTTACTGAAAACTCTTTGGCTCCATACTGCTGGATACGGTGCCAAGCGTCTGATCCATTAGAATATGATAATGAAATCTGTAATGTCACatgtgggggtagatttatcaaaccttctaaaaagcaaaagtggagatgttgcccataacagattctagttatcctttccTAGAATGTACcggataaatgagagctagaaggTGATTGGCTGCTTTGGGAACCTCCACttaactttttagaaggtttgataaatctacctgtTGGGAGTTTCTATATTGCAGAGCTAGTGAGTCTGCAGAcccacaatcatcatcaccatttatttatatagcgccactaattctgcagcactgtacagagaaatcgcatcagtccctgccccattagagcttacagtctaaattccctaacatacacacacacacagacagagactgagacagcagacacacagactaaggtcaatttggtagcagccaattaacctgccagtatgttttggagtgtgggaggaaaccggagcacccggatgaaacccatgcaaacacagggagaacatacaaactccacacagataaggccatggttgggaattgaactcatgaccccagtgttgtaaggcagaagtgctaacctctgagccaccgtgttgcccataaTGCTGCTTTCTATGCATAAATGTGTCTAATTTTCTGTTCATTGTTTCCTTGTTGTCCTAATATACTGCTGGGTTCATCCTCAGCGGCGTCTTATAAAACTCAGCAGTGTGAGCTGACATTGGAACAGTCGTTATTACGTGTTGCACTTTTTAACTACACTGATGCATCTAGAATGCTCTATTCTACAGATGTGCAACAGGAAGAACTGTGCGCCCTCCTGCAGACCAGAGACTGCGCCCTCCCGCAGACCAGAGACTGTGCCCTCCCGCAGACCAGAGACTGCGCCCTCCCGCAGACCAGAGACTGTGCGCCCTCCCGCAGACCAGAGACTGCGCCCTCCCGCAGACCAGAGACTGTGCGCCCTCCGCAGACCAGAGACTGTGCGCCCTCCCGCAGACCAGAGACTGCGCCCTACCGCAGACCAGAGACTGCGCCCTCCCGCAGACCAGAGACTGCGCCCTCCCGCAGACCAGAGACTGTGCGCCCTCCCGCAGACCAGAGACTGTGCGCCCTCCCACAGACCAGAGACTGCGCCCTACCGCAGACCAGAGACTGCGCCCTCCCGCAGACCAGAGACTGCGCCCTCCCGCAGACCAGAGACTGCGCCCTCCCGCAGACCAGAGACTGCGCCCTCCTGCAGACCAGAGACTGTGCCCTCCTGCAGACAAAGGACTGTGCCCTCCGACTCCACCCGCTCAACTCCTCCCATACATGTTGTCCCCCGGCCACAGAACATTGTGCTTATCTGCAATACTACGCAGACAGAAAATTGTATCGCAGAGCGATTACACTGCAGTTCTACGGTTGATAAATTACAAATTTCACCCGTGTTTTATAGATTTGGATAATGGGATTTGCAGGACATTGAACTGTGCCCATGAACCTATAATCCCCTGCGCGTCCGAGTGACAAATCACACACTATGTGCAAACCAGGAAAAGGCCTCGCTGTTACTGATAGCAGACATCATGGGGGTGCACTATCACCCCATTACTCTTACCATGTAATTCTGACCTGATGAGCGCTATAACCTGAGAGAAGACCCCCAGATTTGGGGTCACTTTATCCAGCACCTCGAACACCAGCTGAATCCTCTCTTCTGTCAGTGGCTGGAAAGTAATCGTCCCTTTATCTTCTAATAACCGGACCAAGTACTGATTGGCTGCGGAGTGTATAGCAGGATATAAGTCTGTGATGACTTTATACAGGCAATCTGCGGTGAcgagatagagagagggagagagagagagaaagagagagagagagagagagataggtgaGGGATAGAtaagtgagagagagggagagggagagagagagagagaaggagagagagacagagataggTGAGGGATAGAtaagtgagagagagggagagagagagagagagagagagagagagagagaaggagagagagacagagataggTGAGGATAGAtaagtgagagaggagagagagagagagagagagagagacagagataggTGAGGGATAGATAagtgagagagcgagagagagagagagagggggagatagaGATAAGGAGAGAGATAGGTGAGGGATAGataagtgagagagagagtgagaggggagagagggatagtgagagggagggagagagagagagtgggagagagagaggagagagataagtgagagagagagagagagagagggagagagagagagagagagagagagagagagagagagagagagagagagagagagagagagagagagaggaagagagagaaggagagagagagagaaggagagagagataagagggagagagagaggagagagggagagagagagggagagataagagggagagagagcgagagggagagagagagagagagagagagagagagagagagagagagggagagataagagggagagagagagagaaagataaagagagagagaatgcgaggagagggagagagattaaggagagagagagagggagagagagaggggggagagagagagggagagagataggtGAGGGATAgataagtgagagagagagaaagagggagagagagagtggggggagagagagagagaggggagagagataagtgagagagagagagggagagagagagagggagagagagagagggagagagagagagagagagagagagaaggagagagataagagggagagagagagaaggagagagggagagagagcgagaggagagagggagaaagagagataataaggagcgagagagagagagggagagagagagagagggagagagagaggggggagagagagagagagagagaggagagagagagataagagggagagagagagaaggagagagggagagagagagagagagggagagagagggagagagataagtgagagagaggggagagagagagagagagagagagagagagaggagagagagagataagagggagagagagagaaggagagagggagagagagagagagagggagagagagggagagagataagtgagagagagggagagagagagagagagagagagagagaggagagagagagataagagggagagagagagaaggagagagggagagagagagagagagggagagagaggagagagataagtgagagagaggggagagagagagagagagagagaggagagagagagataagagggagagagagagaaggagagagggagagagagcgagagagagagagagagggagagagagagagggagagagagagggggggagagagagagggagagagataggtGAGGGATAGAtaagtgagagagaaagagggagagagagagagtggggggagagagggagagagagggagagagggagagagagagggagagagagagagagagagagagaaggagagagatagGTGAGGGATAgataagtgagagagagagaaagagggagagagagagagagtggggggagagagagagagagggagagagagagagagagagagggaaagagagggcGGGACAGCATTATTTCTGGCACCACAGTAAGACTATATAACAATCGCTGAGCGTACCTGGTGACCTCGCATCCACAATATCCAGCGGGACCATGGACTTTCCAGCTGACGACATGACGCAATTCTACcggataataatacaaataatatcaTTTGTATGGTGACAATACTGCTGGTGCGCTACACAATGTTCTACCTTCATGTGACTTTAATGCTCTCCTGCAACTTCACTAATACATTACAGGTTATTTGCTCAAACTAGAGATAACTTTCCAGTTAAATCAGCCTATAAAGGACATTTGCTGAAAAAGACAATCAGATTGTGTCTCTCTAGAATTTACATTTGTTGCTATGAGCAACAGCACCTCGTTCCATCGCACCAGTCTGTGTATATGTCCCAATActtcacactctgtgctctgcaacCAAATCTTTACATCACCAGGCAGGGTTCCTTCTTCCTGCTGTCATACTGTGCTATCCTTAAGACCAGGCCTGATGCTGGCTAGATATGCGTTGATTCTCTGGGTGAGGAACACAAACCTCCATGTATTGTACCCTCTGCAGCCAAATGCCCCGCAATTTTATTCCCTAACCACCCCTAAATCCCCCTATTACACCCCCTGCATCCACATGTCCCCCAATATTATTCCCTCACCCCCTAAATCCCCTATTACACCCCCTGCAGCCACATGTCCCCCAATATTATTCCCTCACCCCCTAAATCCCCCTATTACCCCCCTGCAGCAACATGTCCCCCAATATTATTCCCCCCAACTCTCCCTATTACCCCCCTGCAGCCACATGTCCCCCCAATATTATTCCCCCCCAACTCTCCCTATTACCCCCCTGCAGCCACATGTCCCCAATATTATTCCCCCCCAACTCTCCCTatacccccctgcatccacatgtCCCCCAATATTATTCCCCCCCAACTCTCCCTATTACCCCCCTGCAGCCACATGTCCCCAATATTATTCCCGCCCAACTCTCCCTATTACCCCCCTGCAGCCACATGTCCCCCAACATTAttccccccccacctccccctaTTACCCCCTGCAGCCACATGTCCCCCAATATTATTCCCCCCAACTCTCCCTATTACCCCCTGCAGCCACATGTCCCCAAAATTATTCCCCCCCAACTCTCCCTAttacccccctgcatccacatgtCCCCAATATTATTCCCGCCCAACTCTCCCTATTACCACCCCTGCAGCCACATGTCCCCAATATTATTCCCCCCACCTCCCCCTATTACCCCCTGCAGCCACATGTCCCCCAATATTATTCCCCCCCAACTCTCCCTATTACCCCCCTGCAGCCACATGTCCCCCAATATTATTCCCCCCCAACTCTCCCTATTACCCCCCTGCAGCCACATGTCCCCAATATATTCCCCCCCAACTCTCCTATTACCCCCCTGCAGCCACTGTCCCCATATATTCCCGCCCAACTCTCCCTATTACCCCCCTGCAGCCACATGTCCCCCAACATTatccccccccacctccccctaTTACCCCCTGCAGCCACATGTCCCCCAATATTATTCCCCCCAACTCTCCCTATTACCCCCTGCAGCCACATGTCCCCAAAATTATTCCCCCCCAACTCTCCTAttacccccctgcatccacatgtCCCCAATATTATTCCCGCCCAACTCTCCCTATTAACACCCCTGCAGCCACATGTCCCCAATATTATTCCCTCACCCACAACTCCCCCTATTACCCCCCCCGGCAGCCACATGTCCCCCAGACACAGAGTAATACCTGAGCCGTAGAAAGAGGATATGTCCTGTGACTACATACTGTCACCATAGTAATAGGGAGGAGACTGCAGCCCTACCCTCCATTATTACCTCCTGACATGTGACCCCTGGTGGGGGCAGGACTGCTGGGAGAGTCCCACATACATGTAGTATGTTCTCTGTACCCTCAGACACCCCCAGAAGCATCAttgtatatagtgtatagtgcAATTATCTGTTACTTTGTCAAATTATTACACCTCAGGGACAATATATAAAAGTTCCCAAGTGTGATACTAATCCTGCAAAGAGAAACCATAAAAATATTATACACAACCTCTCTATTATTACACactcctctctctatatataagtatatatgtataacacagtctcctctctctctatataagtatatatgtataacacagtctcctctctctctatataagtatatatgtataacacagtctcctctctctctatataagtatatatgtataacacagtctcctctctatatataagaatatatgtataacacagtctctctttatatataagtatatatgtataacacagtgtcctctctctctatataagtatatatgtataacacagtctctctctatatataagtatatatgtataacacagttTCCTCTctatatataagaatatatgtataacacagtctctctctatatataagtatatatgtataac
The nucleotide sequence above comes from Mixophyes fleayi isolate aMixFle1 chromosome 6, aMixFle1.hap1, whole genome shotgun sequence. Encoded proteins:
- the LOC142160698 gene encoding uncharacterized protein LOC142160698 isoform X2 — protein: MCIWETKGKPRWSCLCKFSSHRCLENRKLSWSHLGNHHHLLPHWLCWKLICGENLITKGLVSITKNCVMSSAGKSMVPLDIVDARSPANQYLVRLLEDKGTITFQPLTEERIQLVFEVLDKVTPNLGVFSQVIALIRSELHGAVYSQTLPGSRPWIKSEGLIRLPFFSLVRRMQTDRYVTPCPVEGIRHQSP
- the LOC142160698 gene encoding uncharacterized protein LOC142160698 isoform X6, which produces MSSAGKSMVPLDIVDARSPDCLYKVITDLYPAIHSAANQYLVRLLEDKGTITFQPLTEERIQLVFEVLDKVTPNLGVFSQVIALIRSELHGAVYSQTLPGSRPWIKSEGLIRLPFFSLVRRMQTDRYVTPCPVEGIRHQSP
- the LOC142160698 gene encoding uncharacterized protein LOC142160698 isoform X5, with the protein product MADEGMQQGYGQNCVMSSAGKSMVPLDIVDARSPDCLYKVITDLYPAIHSAANQYLVRLLEDKGTITFQPLTEERIQLVFEVLDKVTPNLGVFSQVIALIRSELHGAVYSQTLPGSRPWIKSEGLIRLPFFSLVRRMQTDRYVTPCPVEGIRHQSP
- the LOC142160698 gene encoding uncharacterized protein LOC142160698 isoform X4; its protein translation is MVTVCSHRTYPLSTAQNCVMSSAGKSMVPLDIVDARSPDCLYKVITDLYPAIHSAANQYLVRLLEDKGTITFQPLTEERIQLVFEVLDKVTPNLGVFSQVIALIRSELHGAVYSQTLPGSRPWIKSEGLIRLPFFSLVRRMQTDRYVTPCPVEGIRHQSP
- the LOC142160698 gene encoding uncharacterized protein LOC142160698 isoform X1, whose protein sequence is MCIWETKGKPRWSCLCKFSSHRCLENRKLSWSHLGNHHHLLPHWLCWKLICGENLITKGLVSITKNCVMSSAGKSMVPLDIVDARSPDCLYKVITDLYPAIHSAANQYLVRLLEDKGTITFQPLTEERIQLVFEVLDKVTPNLGVFSQVIALIRSELHGAVYSQTLPGSRPWIKSEGLIRLPFFSLVRRMQTDRYVTPCPVEGIRHQSP
- the LOC142160698 gene encoding uncharacterized protein LOC142160698 isoform X3, yielding MCIWETKGKPRWSCLCKFSSHRCLENRKLSWSHLGNHHHLLPHWLCWKLICGENLITKGLVSITKNCVMSSAGKSMVPLDIVDARSPDCLYKVITDLYPAIHSAANQYLVRLLEDKGTITFQPLTEERIQLVFEVLDKVTPNLGVFSQVIALIRSELHGAVYSQTWGVPV